CGCGCCAGCAACTCGGCAACACGCTGGTCGATGTCGCTGCGGGACATTTCACCGGCCAGCGTCAGCGGCAGCGCGACGTTGTCGGCCACGGTCTTGGAAGCCAGCAGGTTGAAGTGCTGGAAAATCATCCCGACCTGTTGACGGAAACGGCGCAGGCCGTTGGCGTCGAGCGCGGTGACTTCCTCGCCGTCGACGATGATTTTGCCGCCGCTGGCGTTTTCCAGGCGGTTGATCAGACGCAGCAGGGTACTTTTTCCCGCACCGGAATGGCCGATCAGGCCGAAGACCTGGCCGTTCTCAATCGTCAGACTGGTCGGGTGCAGGGCGGGGATATCCTTACCGGCGACGCGGTAGGTTTTATGGACGTTTTGAAACTCGATCACGTAGCGAACCTTGTGGGGCGCGTTGGAAAAGGATCAGCGGTTAGCCGGGCGCGCATTTTAGCCTGTCCGTATAGAGGTTCTTAGCATTTATTTCGCTTTCATCCAGCGTTTTGGCAATAACGCGATCAAAGGTCAGATAAAAGGAACGCCCAAAAACCTCATCAGTCACTACTTAGGCCACTCGAAAATGCCTGAGGAGTCATGCCTGATGAGCACCAAGAAGCCCGCCGCCACCAAGAGCGCAATGGCCGGAACCGATACCCCGGACCGCAAGAACACCAACGCCAAGCTCGATAGCCTGGAACAATTCCGCTCCGATGCCACCGGTGAAGCCTTGCGAACCAATCAAGGCGTGAAGGTGGCGGACAACCAGAACACGCTGAAGGCCGGCGCTCGCGGGCCTTCGCTGCTGGAAGACTTCATCATGCGTGAAAAGATCACGCATTTTGACCATGAGCGCATCCCCGAACGCATCGTGCATGCCCGCGGCACCGGGGCCCATGGCTACTTCCAGTCGTACGAAAACCATAGCACGCTGACCAAGGCCGGTTTCCTACGGGACCCAGGCAAGAAAACCCCGGTGTTCGTGCGTTTTTCGACGGTGCAGGGACCGCGCGGGTCAGGCGATACCGTGCGTGATGTACGAGGTTTCGCCGTGAAGTTCTACACCGATGAAGGGGTCTACGACCTGGTGGGCAACAACATGCCGGTGTTTTTCATTCAGGACGCCATCAAGTTTCCCGACTTCGTCCACGCGGTGAAGCCCGAGCCCCATAACGAAATGCCCACCGGCGGCTCGGCCCACGACACCTTCTGGGACTTCGTTTCGCTGCAGCCGGAGTCGGCGCACATGGTGATCTGGGCCATGTCTGACCGAGCAATCCCGAAAAGCCTGCGCAGCATGCAGGGCTTCGGCGTGCATACCTTTCGCCTGATCAATGCCGAGGGCCAATCACGCTTCGTCAAATTCCATTGGCGCCCCACCGCCGGGACCTGTTCGCTGGTGTGGGATGAAGCCCAGAAGCTGGCGGGAAAGGACACCGACTATCACCGCCGCGACCTGTGGGAGGCCATCGAAACGGGCGATTACCCGGAATGGGAACTGGGGGTGCAGGTCATTGAAGAAGAGAACGAGCACGCCTTCGATTTCGACATTCTCGACCCGACCAAGCTGATTCCTGAAGAGCTGGTGCCAATCACCCCGCTGGGCAAGATGGTCCTGAACCGCAACCCGGACAATTTCTTCGCCGAGACCGAACAGGTTGCGTTCTGCCCGGGGCACGTCGTGCCGGGGATCGACTTTTCCAACGACCCGTTGCTGCAAGGTCGGTTGTTTTCCTACACCGATACGCAAATCAGTCGACTGGGCGGGCCGAACTTTCACGAGATTCCCATCAACCGCCCGGTGATCCCTGTCCACAATGGCCAGCGCGACGCCCAGCATCGCAGCACCATCGACAAGGGACGCGCAGCCTACGAGCCGAATTCCGTCGATGGCGGCTGGCCGAAAGAGACCCCGCCGGCAGCCGTGGACGGCGGTTTCGAGAGTTATCACGAGCGCATCGACGCCAATAAAATCCGTCAGCGCAGCGAATCGTTCAGCGACCACTTCTCCCAGGCACGGCTGTTTTTCCACAGCATGAGCACGCACGAGCAGGAACACATTATCTCGGCGTATAGCTTTGAGCTGGGCAAGGTCGAGCGCGAGTTCATCCGGGCACGGCAGGTCAACGAAATCCTCGCAAACATTGATTTGGAACTGGCCAAGCGGGTCGCGCAGAACCTGGGGTTGCCGGTGCCGAAGGCTGGGACAGTCAAAGTTGCGAAAACGTCTCTGGAGCGTTCGCCGGCCTTGAGTCAGGCCAACTTGCTGCCCGCCGATATCAAGACCCGCAAAGTCGCGATTCTCGCTGCCAATGGCGTCGACAGCGCGGCGATTGATGCCATGAAGAAAGCGCTGAAGGCCGAAGGCGCCCACGCCAAACTGCTGGGCCCGACCTCGGCGCCGGTGAAAACTGCCGACGGCAAGTCGTTACCCGTGGATGCGTCGATGGAAGGTTTGCCTTCAGTGACGTTCGACGCGGTGTTCGTGCCGGGTGGCGCCGCATCGATCAAGGCCTTGAGCGCTGACGGCGTGGCGCTGCATTACCTGCTGGAGGCTTACAAGCACCTGAAAGCGATTGCCTTGCATGGCGAGGCGAAGCAGTTGCTGGACGTGTTGAAGCTGGAGGTGGATGCGGGGTTGGTCGTCGGGGCGGACGCCAAGCTGTTCAAGGCGTTTATTGCCGCGATCGGGCAGCATCGGGTTTGGGAGAGGGAGGCGAAGGCCAAGGCGGTTCCTGCCTAGGTCTTGAGTGGATTGAGAGGTCGCCATCGCGAGCAAGCCTTGCTCCTACAGGGTAAGGGTCGTTCATCAATATGTGGACGACCTAAAACCTGTAGGAGCAAGGCTTGCCCGCGATGCTTTTAAGGTTGCTTACGCGGAGTCAAAACCACCTGCGCCGGAACACCGCGATCAATCTTGCGCTCCAGCTTCAGATCAAACTGCGGATCAAGCTTGTTCACCCGCTTGGTCAGCAAATTGGCCAGCCAGGGGTAATCATCGGTACGCGGCACCTGAAGGCTCACATCACACTGAAAGTTCACCACATCGGCGGCGATGGCATCCAATTGGCGGCGCATTTTGCCCATATCGTTGATATTGAGCTTCACCGTGGTGCTTTCAGCCTCCGGGTCGATGACCTTGGCCTTGCGCCTGGCTTCGGCTGACTTCAGGTCGGCTTCGGCTTTGTCCAGTTCCGCCTTGCGCGCTTGCGCGACGGCACCATTGACGCCCCCGGTCAGCGCAGGCGCCTTGGGCATCAACGCGCGGGCACGGGCCAGGGCCGTGGCGGCTGCGTTGACGTCGCCTTTTTGCAGCACGATCTGGCTGCGCATCAAATAGGCTTCGGCCAATTGCCGCTGGTATTGCTCCAGGGACTGATCGTTGGGCGATTCCGCCTGCAAGGCAGCCAGTTGATCTTCGGCCGTCGCCAGCTCGCTGCTGGCCAGGCTTTGCTCAAGCTGGGCAATGGCCGTGGCCCGCGCGTCCGGGGTCTCGGCCGCCGGCGGCGTGCTTTGGCATGCGCCCAGCAGCAGGGAAAATGCGACCAGGAGCACATATCGGGAGGTGAACAGCTTCATTCCTGCGACTCTCTAATTGCGCAAAAAGCGAGCAAGTCTACACCCCTCGACGGGGCAGAACAAAACTCAGCAGAAACAGTGCGGCGGCCGTCACAACGATGGACGGGCCGGCCGGGGTGTCCTTGAACCAGGACAATGCCAGCCCGCCGCACACGGCGAGTATGCCCAGCAGGCTCGCGCCCAGTGCCATCTGCTCCGGGGAGCGGGCGTGACGTTGTGCCGCAGCCGCCGGGATGATCAGCAACGAGGTGATCAACAGGACACCGACGATTTTCATCGCCACGGCAATCACCACGGCAATCAGCAACATCAGCGCCATGCGCAGCCCGGCCACCGGCAGGCCTTCGACCTTGGCCAGTTCTTCATGCACGGTGATGGCCAGCAAGGGGCGCCACAGGGTCACCAGCAACACCAGCACCGCCGCGCTGCCACCGAGGATCCAGGCCAGATCGGTCGGACTGATCGCCAGCAGGTCGCCGAACAGATAGGCCATCAGGTCGATCCGGACTTCGTGCATGAAGCTTAGTACGACCAGGCCGAGAGAGAGGGTGCTGGGTGCGAGAATTCCCAAAAGCGTGTCGGACGCCAGCGGTTGGCGCTGCTGCAAGGTCACCAGCAGCACCGCCAGCAGCAGGCAGCCCACGGTGACCGCGACTGTCGGGCTGACATCCAGCAGGAAGCCCAACGCCACCCCCAACAGCGCCGCGTGGGACAGGGTGTCGCCGAAATAGGCCATGCGCCGCCAGACCACGAACGACCCCAAGGGGCCCGCGACCACCGCCAAAGCCAGACCTGCAAGCAGGGCGTAGAGCAGGAAATCAGCCATGCTTGCAGTTGTCTCCGTGCACATGGTTATGGCCCGACGCGGGCGCCTTGACCACCGAGCCGTGCAGATCGTGGGCGTGGTCGTGATGGTGGTGATAAATCGCCAGGCTGGGTGCGTTCTTTCCGAACAGCTCGACGAAGGCCGGATCCCCACTGACCTGCTCGGGATGCCCGGAGCAGCAGACGTGACGATTGAGGCAGACCACTTGATCGGTGGTGCTCATCACCAGATGCAGATCGTGGGACACCATCAACACGCCGCAGCCGTGGCGGTCACGCAGGCGGGTGATCAGGCTGTAGAGCTCGGCCTGGCCGGCCACATCGACGCCTTGTACCGGTTCATCGAGCACCAGCAGTTCCGGTTCGCGCAGCAGGGCACGGGCCAGCAGGACGCGCTGCATTTCGCCGCCGGAGACGCTTTGCACCGGGCTGTCGATAACGTGCTCGGCGCCCACCTCCTTGAGTGCGGACAGGGCCATCGCACGGTCCACGCCCGGCACCAGGCGCAAGAAACGCAGCACCGAGAGCGGCAGGGTCGGATCGACGTGCAGTTTTTGCGGCATGTAGCCGACACGCAGTTTCGGCTTGCGCCAGACCGTGCCGCTGTCGGGTTTCAACAGACCCAGCACGGCCCGGACCAGCGTGGTCTTGCCGGCACCGTTGGGGCCGATCAGGGTGACGATCTGCCCGGGCTCGACGCTCAGCTCGATGTTATCCAGCACAGGCTGCCCGGCAAAAGTGACGGCGACCTGCTGCAAACGGATCAACGCATTGCTCATCAAGCCCCCTGGCAACCCGAGCAGAGACCGACCACTTCGACGGTCTGACCTTCGACGACGAACCCGACATCGGCAGCGCTGGCGATGATCGCGTCGCTGATGGGTTTCTGTTCGAGTTCAATGGCGGCGTGGCAGTCGCGGCAGATCAGGAACTGGCCCTGGTGCGGGTGCTCCGGGTGATTGCAACCGATGAAAGCGTTGAGCGAGGCGATACGGTGCACCAGGCCGTTCTCCAGGAGGAAGTCCAGCGCGCGGTACACCGTTGGCGGCGCGGCGCGGCGACCATCCTGCTCACTGAGCACCGCGAGAATGTCGTAGGCGCCCAGCGGTTTGTGGCTTTGCCAGACCAATTCCAGCACCCGCCGACGCAAGGCGGTCAGGCGCAGGCCCTGGCGCTCGCACAGGGCATCGGCCTCGGACAAGGCGCTGTGCACGCAATGAGAGTGGTCGTGGGGACGGCTGGCAATCGGTGTGATAGACATGAGCGGCGACGAGTTTTGTGAGAGACGTTATTATGTTACCCGTTCTCGCCTCTTCGAGTGGTCATCGTGTCCCGACTTTTTTCATACTTTGTCGCATTTATCGCAAGTTTTCTGCTGATCGGTCAGGCGCAAGCCGAGGTCAGGGTCCTCACCAGCATCAAGCCGCTGCAATTGATCGCCGCTGCCGTGCAGGATGGCGTGGCGATTCCGGAGGTCTTGCTGCCGCCGGGCGCGTCGCCGCATAACTATGCCTTGCGACCTTCCGATGTACGCAAGGTGCAATCGGTGGACCTGCTGTACTGGATCGGGCCGGACATGGAGGGGTTCCTGCCTCGCGTACTGAATGGCCGCTCGCTGCCGAGTGTCGCCGTACAGGACTTGCCCGGCATGAAACTTCGCCGTTTCGCCGAAGATAGCCACTCCCACGCCGAAGAAGCCGACGAACACGACCACGATCACCGTCCGGGCAGCCTGGATGCGCATTTGTGGCTCTCGCCCGTCAACGCCCGGGTCATCGCCACGAAGATGGCCGCCGACCTCAGCGCCGCCGACCCCGCCAACGCGGCGCGTTACGAGAGCAACCTCAAGGCCTTTGATGAACGTCTCGACGCCCTCGACCTGCGCCTGAAGAAGCGTCTGGCCGGCATTGAAGGCAAACCCTACTTCGTCTTCCACGAAGCCTTCGACTACTTCGAAGATGCCTACGGCCTGAAGCACACCGGCGTGTTCAGCGTTGCCGCTGAAGTTCAGCCGGGCGCCCAGCATGTCGCGGCGATGCGCGCGCGTTTGCAGGAAGTCGGCAAGACCTGTGTGTTCAGCGAACCACCGTTGCGTCCGCGCCTGGCGGAAACCCTGGTGGCCGGGCTGCCGGTGAAGTTGGCGGAGCTGGATGCGCTGGGTGGATACACACCGGCGACCGCTCAGGGGTATGAGCAGGTGCTGGAGAAGTTGGGGAATGATTTGGCGGGGTGTTTGGAGTCGTTGTAACAGGCACACACCTGTGGCGAGAGAGCTTGCTCCCTCGCCACAATATTTAAAGGGCGAAAGGCAACGGCGTATTGACGGTCTGCCGCTGCGCCAACCGCAGCTGGAACTCCATCGGATCGTGAATCAACACATCCTGCCCGGCGAACGATTCCGCCGCGATCAGACGCGACAACCAGAACCGCACACACGCCACCCGCAGCATGGTCGGCCACAGCTCGGCCTCGGCGGCGGTGAACGGACGCAGTGCGGCATAAGCGCCCAGCATCGCCCGCGCCCGCGGCCCGTCGATCAGGCCGTCGTCATCCGAACACCAGTCGTTCAAGGCAATCGCCACGTCGTAGAGCATCGGCCCCGAGCAGGCGTTGTAGAAGTCGATCAAGCCGGTCAGGTGCGTGCCTTCGAACATCGCGTTATCGCGGAACAGATCCGCGTGGATGTTGGCGCGCGGCAGGGCCAGGATTTTTTCTTTGTGCAGGGTGATTTCATCCAGCGCCCGTTCCAGTAGCGCTTTCTGCTCGGCATCGAGGTGCGAGAGAAACTGCGTGCCCTCCTCCAGCATCCAGTCCAGGCCACGATCGGTCTTGCGCTTGATCATGTTGTCGGCCTGGGTCGCCAGGTGCAGATGCGCCTGCAACTCACCCACCTGCGCGCAGTGCTGGGTGTTGGCTTGCTTGATGTGCTTGCCGGCCAGGCGTGGTTGCAGGAGCGCCGGCTTGCCGGCCAGTTCGCGCAACGCCACGCCGTCGGTGGTGCGCAGGGCGTAAGGCACCGGCAAGTCAGCGTCGTGCAGGACGTCGAGCAATTCGATGAAGAACGGCATCTCCTGGACCGGGCCGCGTTCGACCAGCGTCAGGACAAACTCGCCCTGCTCCAGGCTGATAAAGAAATTGGTGTTTTCACTACCGGCGGCAATCCCCTGGAAATCAAGCAGGCGGCCAAGGCCATAAGGGGCGAGAAAGGTTTCCAGCTCGGGCCGAGCCAGGGGGGTGAACACAGACATGTTTAAGCTGCCAGTACGGGCGCCGCTTGCGAGCCAGCGCCAATTGAAATTAGGAAACTATTTCCACTCGAAAATCTTCCACGACGGAATCAGCATATCCGGCTGATCCGAGCGGATGAAGTTTGCATCTGTACCGTCCGCACGCACCAGAAAGTACGGTTTCCCGCCTTTCGGAGTGACCTTGATGGCATATAGAAAACCATTCTGACGGTACTCTTGAATCGTTTTATCGCCTTCCGTGCGAATGGTTACATCCGGATCCGGCGTCGGTGCATCGTTCGCCGCCATCACGGCCAACGGTGTGATTGCAAACAACCCAGCCAGCAACAGGCGATTTAGTGTGCGCATGATAACCTTGTCCCTTTGTCGTCAACGGTCCCGCTATTCTAGCGCCGGACCCGCCGAAAAGGTTGATCGTGCTCATGAGCCAAGCCCCCCTCGTCCTGGTGGACGGTTCTTCTTACCTGTACCGCGCCTTTTTTGCGCTGCCACCTTTGACCACTTCCAAAGGCCTGCCGACCGGAGCGGTCAAGGGCGTGTTGAACATGCTCAAGAGCCTGCGCAAGCAGTATCCCGACAGCCCGTTCGCCGTGGTGTTCGACGCCAAGGGTGGGACCTTTCGCGATGAGATGTACGCCGAATACAAGGCCAACCGCCCGAGCATGCCCGACGACATGCGCCTGCAGATCGAGCCCCTGCACCAGAGCGTGAAAGCACTCGGCTTTCCGCTGCTGTGCGTCGAGGGCGTCGAAGCCGACGACGTGATCGGCACCCTGGCCCGCAGCAGCGCCGCCGCCAACCGCCCGGTGATCATCTCCACCGGCGACAAGGACATGGCGCAGCTGGTCGACGGGCACATTACCTTGGTCAATACCATGACCGGTAGCTCGATGGACGTGGAAGGCGTAAAGGAGAAATACGGCGTCGCTCCCGAGCAGATCATCGATTATCTGGCACTGATGGGCGATTCTTCCGACAACATTCCGGGCGTTCCCGGCATCGGCCCGAAGACCGCTTCCGGCCTGCTGGTGGGCGTGAATGGCGGCCTGACCGAACTTTACGCGCAGCTCGATATTGTTCCGACCCTGCCGATCCGCGGCGCCAAGACCCTGCCGGCCAAGCTCGAAGAGCACAAGGACATGGCATTCCTCTCCTATCAACTGGCGACGATCAAGGTCGATGTGCCGCTGGATGTTGGCCTCGACGACCTGCAAATGGGTCCCGAAGACCCGGTCAAACTCACCGAGCTCTACAACCTGCTCGAATTCAAGAGTTGGTTGAACGATTTGCAGCGCGACGCCAAGCGCGCCGAACTGAGCACCGCCGCCGAACCTGAGCCGGCACTCGACCTGTTCAGCGCCGCCGAGGCCGAAGCGCCAGCAGCCGCCTCTGAAACCCGCTACGAGACCATCCTCGATCAGGCACGCTTCGACGTCTGGCTGGAGAAATTGAACAACGCCAAACTGTTCGCTTTCGACACCGAAACCACCGGCATCGACGCGCAACAGGCACAACTGGTGGGCCTGTCGTTTGCCGTTCAGCCCAACGAAGCGGCCTACATCCCGCTGACCCACTCCTATATCGGCGTGCCGGAGCAGCTGGATCGTGACACCGTCCTGCGCGCCCTCAAGCCGATTCTGGAAGACCCGAACAAACTCAAGGTCGGCCAGCACGCCAAGTTCGACATGAACATCCTGGCCAACTGCGCCATCGGCGGCGATCAGGCCAACGGCATCACCGTGCGCGGCATCGCCTTCGACACCATGCTCGAATCCTATGTGCTCAACTCCACGGCCACCCGCCATGACATGGACAGCCTGGCGCTGAAGTACCTGGACCACACCACCGTGAGCTTCCAGGACATCGCCGGCAAAGGCGTGAAGCAGCTGACGTTCGATCAGATCGCGCTGGAGCAGGCCGGCCCCTATGCCGCCGAAGACGCCGACATCACTCTGCGCCTGCACGAGGCGCTGTTCGACAAGCTCAGCGCCATTCCGAGCCTGGCCAGTGTGCTGACCGACATCGAAATCCCGCTGGTGCCGGTGCTGGCGCGCATCGAACGCCAGGGTGCGTTCGTCGATGCCGCGCTGCTCGGCGTCCAAAGCATCGAACTGGGCGACAAGATGGTCGCGCTGGAGCGTGAGGCCTTCGAGATTGCCGGTGAGGAGTTCAACCTCGGCTCACCCAAGCAACTGGGCGTGATCCTCTACGAAAAACTCGGCCTGCCGGTGCTGAAGAAGACCGCCAAGGGCCAGCCGTCCACCGCCGAAGAGGTGTTGGCCAAGCTGGCCGAAGAAGACTATCGGCTGCCCAAGGTGCTGATGGAATACCGTTCCATGAGCAAGCTGAAAAGCACCTACACCGATCGCCTGCCGGAGCAGATCAACCCACGTACCGGGCGAATCCACACTTCGTACCACCAGGCAGTCGCGTCCACCGGACGCCTGTCCTCCAGCGACCCGAACCTGCAGAACATCCCGGTGCGCACCGCTGAAGGGCGGCGCATCCGCCAGGCGTTCGTGGCGCCGGCTGGCTACAAGCTGCTGGCAGCGGACTATTCGCAGATCGAGCTGCGGATCATGGCGCACCTGTCCCGGGACGAAGGCCTGATGAATGCCTTCCGGCACAATCTGGACGTGCACACCGCGACCGCCGCCGAGGTGTTCAAGGTCGAACTGACCGATGTGACCTCCGATCAGCGTCGCGGCGCCAAGGCGATCAACTTCGGCCTGATCTATGGCATGGGCGCACAAAAGCTCGGCAAGGACATCGGCGTCGATACCAAGACCGCCAAGGCCTACATCGACACCTACTTCGCCCGCTACCCGGGTGTGCGCGAGTACATGGACCGCACCCGCGCCCAGGCGGCGGACCAGGGTTATGTGGAGACTTTCTTCGGCCGCCGCTTGTATCTGCCGGAGATCAACTCCAACAAGCCGCAGGAACGCGCTGCCGCCGAGCGCACGGCGATCAACGCACCGATGCAGGGCACCGCGGCCGACATCATCAAGAAAGCCATGGTGGCTGTGGATAACTGGCTGACGTCCTCCGGGCTCGACGCCAAGGTGATCCTGCAGGTACACGATGAATTGGTGCTGGAGGTGCGTGAGGATCTGGTCGATCAGGTTCGCGATGAAATTCGCGTTCACATGAGTGGCGCGGCAAAACTGGATGTTCCGCTACTGGTCGAAGTCGGCGTGGGCAACAACTGGGATGAGGCGCACTAAGCCGTCTGTCGGCTAGTTTTCAGGCATCAGCCTGCTCGAGACGGCGTGTCAGTGGGATCCAATGCCCCCGGCACACCCTCGCGAGGCCCGAAATCACTGGGTTTGGCTGCGGCGTGGCGCCGCGCCGGAGCGCGAATCGACCCTTAGTACGGAAAATCCGTCGGTCAATTCCAAAGACATTGAAAAAAATTCTGAACTAATCTGAAGAAGCACCACTCAGAGATACTGAATGGCTGGTGAAGCCCTTCGATGCTCCTATGTTGTGTTAAGTGTTGGCAGATATCTGGACCCCGCCCTAGCGGTCTAGAACTTGAACCCCGGAACTTCCCCCTCCCCATAGAAGTCCGGGGTTTTTTTTGCCCGCAGAAAACTGCCCGGGGCGCGCCCCAGACAGTTCCCGGCCCTTACTGCGCCTCTGCCTCGGCGCCTTTGTCCGCCAGCTCCATCCAGCCCGCCAGCACTGTGTAGGCCTCTTCCAGCCCCATGCGCTTGGGCGCCGAGAACAGCTGGATCGTCACTGCGCTGCCCCAGCCCTTGCGGATTTCCGATTGAACCTTGAGCAGCGTGTTTTTCGCCGCGCCATAGGTCAACTTGTCCGCCTTGGTCAGCAGAATGTGCATCGGCATGCCGCTGGCGACGGCCCAGTCGAGCATCAGCAGGTCGAAATCTGTCATCGGGTGACGGATGTCCATCATCAGAATCAGACCTTTCAAACTCTCGCGGCTGCCCAGGTAGGCCTCGAGGTGACGCTGCCAGTGTTGCTTGAGCGGGATAGGGACTTTTGCATAACCGTAGCCCGGAAGGTCGACCAGACGGCGTTCATCGTCTAGCTTGAAGAAATTCAACAGTTGCGTGCGCCCCGGCGTTTTCGAGGTTCGCGCCAGGCTGGCATGGGTCAGGGTGTTGAGAGCACTGGACTTGCCGGCGTTGGAACGCCCGGCGAAGGCGACTTCAAAACCTTCGTCATCCGGACATTGGTCGACTTTGGCCGCGCTGAGCATGAAGGTGGCCTGTTGGCACAGACCGAGGATGGGATTCTTGAGTTGCATGGGATTTCCGATGTGGGCGGCGCCTGGAATGGGCGCGGCAAGCGGTGTCGCTTCCGTTTCAGTGACGCCAGTATATAATGCCGCAGATTTTGTGTGCGCTTTGTCCCAGCGTAGGACGAAGTTCACGAGAGCGACAGAACTGAATTGCGCACTAGAACGCAGCACGCTCTCAACCCTGAAAAGGTCGTTTTATGACGAAATGGCTGCTGGTAGCCGGGGTCTTGATGCCGCTTTACAGCGCTCAGGCTACACAAGATCCGGAAGCCGTGTACAACCGTGTTTGTGGTGCCTGTCATTCCGGCCAACTACCCATGGCGCCCAAAAGAGGCGATCAGGAAGCTTGGACGCCGAGGTTGGCGAAAGGTATGGAGACGCTGGTACAACACGTGACCCAGGGTTTCAAGGCGATGCCGCCGCGTGGTTTGTGCATGGACTGCAGTGCCGAGGATTACCGAGCCATCATCCAGTGGATGAGCGAGTAAACCCGGTCCATAACTCTTAACCCTTAGCCGTAGTTGGATTAGCTGATGAACAAACTGATCGTGAGTCTGCTGTTGACCGTGGGGATCTCCGGCGCTGCCTATGCCGCAGGTGAGCCAGTAAAACCTGGTGACGCCGCAGCAGGCCAGGCAAAAGCCGCCGTATGTGGCGCCTGTCATGGCCCGGATGGCAACAGCATGGCGCCTAACTTTCCAAAACTGGCCGGCCAGGGTGAACGCTACCTGACCAAGCAGCTGCACGACATCAAGTCGGGCAAGCGCACCGTTCTGGAAATGACCGGCCTGCTGACCAACCTGAGCGATCAGGACCTGGCGGACATCGCCGCCTACTTCGCCAGCCAGAAAGGCAGCGTCGGCGCCGCCGACCCGAAAATCGTGGCTCGCGGTGAAGCGCTGTTCCGTGGCGGTGACCTGGCCAAGGGCATGCCAGCCTGCACCGGTTGCCACTCGCCAAACGGCGCGGGCAACGCCGCTGCCGGCTTCCCGCACCTGGGTGGCCAGCACGCTCAATACGTCACCAAGCAACTGACCGATTTCCGCAAGGAAGAAGGCGGCCGCACCAACGACGGCGACGCCAAACCGATGCAGAGCATTGCCAAGAAGATGAGCGACGAAGACATCGCCGCCGTGTCGAGCTACATTCAAGGCCTGCACTAAAACCGGTGAGTCGGGCGTAGCGTGAGGCATACAACTCTTGCAACGTTAACGCCCGATTAATCCATTGCAGGAAGTATAAAAAGGGTGGCTTTGGCCGCCCTTTTTTGTGGCTGCTGCCGTTACACTACAGAACTCACGCCCGCCTCGACCTGTCTGAAAACAGGTCGCGCGAGGCGATAAAATTTGTCCAGGAGTAAAGCATGCGTAATCTGATCATCAGCGCCGCACTGGTCGCTGCCAGCCTGTTCGGCATG
This genomic interval from Pseudomonas putida contains the following:
- a CDS encoding c-type cytochrome; amino-acid sequence: MTKWLLVAGVLMPLYSAQATQDPEAVYNRVCGACHSGQLPMAPKRGDQEAWTPRLAKGMETLVQHVTQGFKAMPPRGLCMDCSAEDYRAIIQWMSE
- the polA gene encoding DNA polymerase I translates to MSQAPLVLVDGSSYLYRAFFALPPLTTSKGLPTGAVKGVLNMLKSLRKQYPDSPFAVVFDAKGGTFRDEMYAEYKANRPSMPDDMRLQIEPLHQSVKALGFPLLCVEGVEADDVIGTLARSSAAANRPVIISTGDKDMAQLVDGHITLVNTMTGSSMDVEGVKEKYGVAPEQIIDYLALMGDSSDNIPGVPGIGPKTASGLLVGVNGGLTELYAQLDIVPTLPIRGAKTLPAKLEEHKDMAFLSYQLATIKVDVPLDVGLDDLQMGPEDPVKLTELYNLLEFKSWLNDLQRDAKRAELSTAAEPEPALDLFSAAEAEAPAAASETRYETILDQARFDVWLEKLNNAKLFAFDTETTGIDAQQAQLVGLSFAVQPNEAAYIPLTHSYIGVPEQLDRDTVLRALKPILEDPNKLKVGQHAKFDMNILANCAIGGDQANGITVRGIAFDTMLESYVLNSTATRHDMDSLALKYLDHTTVSFQDIAGKGVKQLTFDQIALEQAGPYAAEDADITLRLHEALFDKLSAIPSLASVLTDIEIPLVPVLARIERQGAFVDAALLGVQSIELGDKMVALEREAFEIAGEEFNLGSPKQLGVILYEKLGLPVLKKTAKGQPSTAEEVLAKLAEEDYRLPKVLMEYRSMSKLKSTYTDRLPEQINPRTGRIHTSYHQAVASTGRLSSSDPNLQNIPVRTAEGRRIRQAFVAPAGYKLLAADYSQIELRIMAHLSRDEGLMNAFRHNLDVHTATAAEVFKVELTDVTSDQRRGAKAINFGLIYGMGAQKLGKDIGVDTKTAKAYIDTYFARYPGVREYMDRTRAQAADQGYVETFFGRRLYLPEINSNKPQERAAAERTAINAPMQGTAADIIKKAMVAVDNWLTSSGLDAKVILQVHDELVLEVREDLVDQVRDEIRVHMSGAAKLDVPLLVEVGVGNNWDEAH
- a CDS encoding c-type cytochrome, which translates into the protein MNKLIVSLLLTVGISGAAYAAGEPVKPGDAAAGQAKAAVCGACHGPDGNSMAPNFPKLAGQGERYLTKQLHDIKSGKRTVLEMTGLLTNLSDQDLADIAAYFASQKGSVGAADPKIVARGEALFRGGDLAKGMPACTGCHSPNGAGNAAAGFPHLGGQHAQYVTKQLTDFRKEEGGRTNDGDAKPMQSIAKKMSDEDIAAVSSYIQGLH
- a CDS encoding DUF2782 domain-containing protein; translation: MRTLNRLLLAGLFAITPLAVMAANDAPTPDPDVTIRTEGDKTIQEYRQNGFLYAIKVTPKGGKPYFLVRADGTDANFIRSDQPDMLIPSWKIFEWK
- the yihA gene encoding ribosome biogenesis GTP-binding protein YihA/YsxC; its protein translation is MQLKNPILGLCQQATFMLSAAKVDQCPDDEGFEVAFAGRSNAGKSSALNTLTHASLARTSKTPGRTQLLNFFKLDDERRLVDLPGYGYAKVPIPLKQHWQRHLEAYLGSRESLKGLILMMDIRHPMTDFDLLMLDWAVASGMPMHILLTKADKLTYGAAKNTLLKVQSEIRKGWGSAVTIQLFSAPKRMGLEEAYTVLAGWMELADKGAEAEAQ